The Rattus rattus isolate New Zealand chromosome 1, Rrattus_CSIRO_v1, whole genome shotgun sequence genome includes a region encoding these proteins:
- the Znf707 gene encoding zinc finger protein 707 isoform X1, which yields MRRCLAAAAAPGEAPLELFSGLSSALPERANGDASPQVPVTFREVAVYFCREEWECLSFSQRTLYRDVMLENFRNLSELGCCGRKPSLISRLEQWDEPWVDKWDSSELERQKSVCPGGRNASAPEKTHSRTGAKSRATLRKNVLTSGKAHFTRATSGRKLDKKSEALQNQTYGKSRRRQPGLKEQGKSAAEGHPFICGICGKALSCHSRLAAHQTVHTGTRSFECFECGQTFRWVSNLLRHQRNHTSEKPFCCEVCGQAFSLKDRLAQHQKIHTEHRPYVCSDCGKAFSQKSNLLRHKLVHTGERPFYCDSCGKTFRTKENLNHHQRIHSGEKPYRCGECGKAFRWPKGFSIHQRLHLTKKFYECELCGKGFRHLGFFTRHQRTHGRGEV from the exons ATGCGTCGGtgtcttgctgctgctgcagctccgGGTGAAGCTCCGCTAGAGCTCTTCTCCGGACTCAGCAGCGCTCTTCCGGAGCGGGCTAACGGCGATGCCTCTCCG CAGGTGCCGGTGACCTTCAGAGAGGTGGCTGTGTACTTCTGCAGGGAAGAATGGGAGTGTCTCAGTTTTAGCCAGAGGACCCTCTACCGggatgtgatgctggagaacttcaggAACTTGAGTGAACTGG GATGCTGTGGCCGGAAACCAAGCCTTATTTCTCGCCTGGAACAATGGGATGAGCCGTGGGTTGACAAATGGGACAGTTCTGAGCTGGAAAGACAAAAAAGTGTCTGCCCAG GAGGCAGAAACGCTTCAGCTCCTGAGAAGACCCATTCACGGACAGGAGCCAAGAGCAGGGCTACCTTACGGAAGAATGTCCTAACATCTGGTAAAGCGCACTTTACCAGAGCTACGTCTGGGAGGAAACTGGACAAAAAATCTGAAGCCCTCCAGAACCAGACATATGGGAAATCCCGCAGGAGGCAGCCAGGCCTCAAGGAACAGGGCAAGAGTGCAGCAGAGGGACACCCATTCATCTGCGGCATATGTGGGAAGGCACTGAGCTGCCATAGCCGGCTGGCGGCTCACCAGACGGTACACACAGGAACCAGGTCCTTTGAATGCTTTGAGTGTGGCCAGACATTCCGCTGGGTCTCAAATCTTCTGCGCCACCAGAGAAATCACACCAGTGAGAAACCCTTCTGCTGTGAGGTATGTGGACAGGCCTTTAGCCTGAAGGACCGCCTGGCACAGCATCAGAAGATCCACACGGAACACCGGCCCTATGTGTGCAGTgactgtgggaaagccttcagtcAGAAGTCAAACCTCTTGCGGCACAAGCTTGTTCACACGGGAGAGAGGCCTTTCTACTGTGACAGCTGCGGCAAGACCTTTCGAACTAAAGAGAACCTCAACCACCACCAGCGGATTCACAGCGGAGAGAAGCCCTATAGATGCGGTGAGTGTGGAAAGGCTTTCAGGTGGCCAAAGGGCTTCAGCATCCACCAGCGGCTGCACTTGACCAAGAAGTTCTATGAGTGTGAACTGTGTGGGAAGGGCTTCCGCCACCTGGGTTTTTTCACAAGGCACCAGAGAACTCATGGGCGAGGAGAAGTGTAG
- the Znf707 gene encoding zinc finger protein 707 isoform X2: MRRCLAAAAAPGEAPLELFSGLSSALPERANGDASPVPVTFREVAVYFCREEWECLSFSQRTLYRDVMLENFRNLSELGCCGRKPSLISRLEQWDEPWVDKWDSSELERQKSVCPGGRNASAPEKTHSRTGAKSRATLRKNVLTSGKAHFTRATSGRKLDKKSEALQNQTYGKSRRRQPGLKEQGKSAAEGHPFICGICGKALSCHSRLAAHQTVHTGTRSFECFECGQTFRWVSNLLRHQRNHTSEKPFCCEVCGQAFSLKDRLAQHQKIHTEHRPYVCSDCGKAFSQKSNLLRHKLVHTGERPFYCDSCGKTFRTKENLNHHQRIHSGEKPYRCGECGKAFRWPKGFSIHQRLHLTKKFYECELCGKGFRHLGFFTRHQRTHGRGEV, from the exons ATGCGTCGGtgtcttgctgctgctgcagctccgGGTGAAGCTCCGCTAGAGCTCTTCTCCGGACTCAGCAGCGCTCTTCCGGAGCGGGCTAACGGCGATGCCTCTCCG GTGCCGGTGACCTTCAGAGAGGTGGCTGTGTACTTCTGCAGGGAAGAATGGGAGTGTCTCAGTTTTAGCCAGAGGACCCTCTACCGggatgtgatgctggagaacttcaggAACTTGAGTGAACTGG GATGCTGTGGCCGGAAACCAAGCCTTATTTCTCGCCTGGAACAATGGGATGAGCCGTGGGTTGACAAATGGGACAGTTCTGAGCTGGAAAGACAAAAAAGTGTCTGCCCAG GAGGCAGAAACGCTTCAGCTCCTGAGAAGACCCATTCACGGACAGGAGCCAAGAGCAGGGCTACCTTACGGAAGAATGTCCTAACATCTGGTAAAGCGCACTTTACCAGAGCTACGTCTGGGAGGAAACTGGACAAAAAATCTGAAGCCCTCCAGAACCAGACATATGGGAAATCCCGCAGGAGGCAGCCAGGCCTCAAGGAACAGGGCAAGAGTGCAGCAGAGGGACACCCATTCATCTGCGGCATATGTGGGAAGGCACTGAGCTGCCATAGCCGGCTGGCGGCTCACCAGACGGTACACACAGGAACCAGGTCCTTTGAATGCTTTGAGTGTGGCCAGACATTCCGCTGGGTCTCAAATCTTCTGCGCCACCAGAGAAATCACACCAGTGAGAAACCCTTCTGCTGTGAGGTATGTGGACAGGCCTTTAGCCTGAAGGACCGCCTGGCACAGCATCAGAAGATCCACACGGAACACCGGCCCTATGTGTGCAGTgactgtgggaaagccttcagtcAGAAGTCAAACCTCTTGCGGCACAAGCTTGTTCACACGGGAGAGAGGCCTTTCTACTGTGACAGCTGCGGCAAGACCTTTCGAACTAAAGAGAACCTCAACCACCACCAGCGGATTCACAGCGGAGAGAAGCCCTATAGATGCGGTGAGTGTGGAAAGGCTTTCAGGTGGCCAAAGGGCTTCAGCATCCACCAGCGGCTGCACTTGACCAAGAAGTTCTATGAGTGTGAACTGTGTGGGAAGGGCTTCCGCCACCTGGGTTTTTTCACAAGGCACCAGAGAACTCATGGGCGAGGAGAAGTGTAG
- the Ccdc166 gene encoding coiled-coil domain-containing protein 166, producing MAPKKKRGQIVGRKQAGQSGEPQLSERAQYLQREYAMLSESLVVCEQRIDEVLQSNAFLNSEAQRLKEENRLFVGYVSAHALRCANAIVRLEDQNRTDLAQIRWQRAELASFYHGREDGVRAQLQEMKKRAENMTQQVQELQPYKELQLEQLARIRTLERELLHMRVEHTQLLHQVKQRFLDDKSAFEREARLLVQSLTRRAEREAALSLISHAQALKADNGRLRQELTRLLQRTQLLQNLRQQLLEQREQLRREHVDVQNLDQMHGWLHRGPGGPPLWQPPQSHQPNLRIESFVTALDSTQHMLRAQAPPQSFPSSRVPSVDQSHRASRSPSVLSSESFPGRSLKAGSVIAPRSSSGLRSRVSSLTPSRRGSRISSVTPSRKGSTAPSMTSGTLRQREDSRLSPQSSLREMSSETDTAAKSSSKLFSGLSEDHFPLSPQLEETKNTVDNTETVLEQA from the exons ATGGCGCCCAAGAAGAAGCGCGGACAAATCGTTGGGCGCAAGCAGGCGGGCCAAAGTGGGGAGCCACAGCTCTCGGAGCGCGCGCAGTACTTACAGCGCGAGTATGCGATGCTCTCGGAGAGCCTGGTGGTCTGTGAGCAGCGGATAGACGAGGTGCTGCAGAGCAATGCGTTCCTGAACAGCGAGGCGCAGCGCTTAAAGGAAGAAAACCGGCTTTTTGTCGGTTATGTGAGCGCGCACGCTCTGCGCTGCGCCAATGCCATCGTGCGCCTCGAGGACCAGAACCGCACAGACCTGGCGCAGATCCGGTGGCAGCGAGCGGAGCTGGCGTCGTTTTACCACGGCCGCGAGGACGGGGTGCGTGCACAGCTGCAGGAAATGAAGAAGCGCGCAGAAAACATGACACAGCAGGTGCAGGAGCTGCAGCCCTACAAG GAGTTGCAACTGGAGCAGCTGGCACGAATCCGGACCCTGGAGCGTGAGCTGCTGCATATGCGCGTGGAGCACACGCAGCTCCTCCACCAGGTGAAGCAACGCTTCCTGGATGATAAGTCTGCTTTCGAGCGGGAGGCACGCCTGCTCGTGCAGTCCCTGACACGTCGCGCAGAGCGGGAGGCAGCGCTTTCCCTTATTTCCCACGCACAGGCCCTCAAGGCAGACAATGGGCGTCTCCGACAAGAACTCACGAGgcttctccagaggacccagttacTGCAGAACTTGCGCCAGCAGCTGTTGGAGCAGCGGGAGCAGCTGCGCCGGGAGCACGTGGACGTGCAGAACCTGGATCAAATGCACGGCTGGTTGCACAGGGGTCCCGGAGGGCCACCACTCTGGCAGCCACCCCAAAGCCACCAACCTAACTTGCGCATTGAGTCATTTGTCACCGCGCTGGACTCAACACAACACATGTTAAGAGCCCAGGCTCCACCCCAATCATTTCCGTCCTCCCGGGTTCCATCGGTGGATCAGTCGCACCGAGCCTCCAGGAGTCCATCCGTACTGTCCAGTGAGTCTTTCCCGGGCCGGTCTCTTAAGGCTGGGTCTGTGATTGCTCCCCGGAGTTCATCCGGTCTAAGATCTCGAGTCTCATCTCTGACTCCATCACGCAGGGGCTCGCGGATCTCATCCGTGACCCCGTCACGCAAGGGCTCCACAGCTCCATCCATGACCTCAGGTACCTTGCGGCAACGGGAGGACTCTCGACTCTCTCCGCAGTCCTCCTTGCGTGAGATGTCTTCAGAAACTGACACAGCTGCAAAATCCAGCTCCAAGCTTTTTTCAGGGCTGTCGGAAGATCACTTCCCTCTCAGCCCACAATTGGAAGAGACAAAAAACACTGTGGACAACACAGAAACTGTCTTGGAGCAAGCCTGA
- the Znf707 gene encoding zinc finger protein 707 isoform X3 gives MRLGLVPRCPLGAGLRQVPVTFREVAVYFCREEWECLSFSQRTLYRDVMLENFRNLSELGCCGRKPSLISRLEQWDEPWVDKWDSSELERQKSVCPGGRNASAPEKTHSRTGAKSRATLRKNVLTSGKAHFTRATSGRKLDKKSEALQNQTYGKSRRRQPGLKEQGKSAAEGHPFICGICGKALSCHSRLAAHQTVHTGTRSFECFECGQTFRWVSNLLRHQRNHTSEKPFCCEVCGQAFSLKDRLAQHQKIHTEHRPYVCSDCGKAFSQKSNLLRHKLVHTGERPFYCDSCGKTFRTKENLNHHQRIHSGEKPYRCGECGKAFRWPKGFSIHQRLHLTKKFYECELCGKGFRHLGFFTRHQRTHGRGEV, from the exons CAGGTGCCGGTGACCTTCAGAGAGGTGGCTGTGTACTTCTGCAGGGAAGAATGGGAGTGTCTCAGTTTTAGCCAGAGGACCCTCTACCGggatgtgatgctggagaacttcaggAACTTGAGTGAACTGG GATGCTGTGGCCGGAAACCAAGCCTTATTTCTCGCCTGGAACAATGGGATGAGCCGTGGGTTGACAAATGGGACAGTTCTGAGCTGGAAAGACAAAAAAGTGTCTGCCCAG GAGGCAGAAACGCTTCAGCTCCTGAGAAGACCCATTCACGGACAGGAGCCAAGAGCAGGGCTACCTTACGGAAGAATGTCCTAACATCTGGTAAAGCGCACTTTACCAGAGCTACGTCTGGGAGGAAACTGGACAAAAAATCTGAAGCCCTCCAGAACCAGACATATGGGAAATCCCGCAGGAGGCAGCCAGGCCTCAAGGAACAGGGCAAGAGTGCAGCAGAGGGACACCCATTCATCTGCGGCATATGTGGGAAGGCACTGAGCTGCCATAGCCGGCTGGCGGCTCACCAGACGGTACACACAGGAACCAGGTCCTTTGAATGCTTTGAGTGTGGCCAGACATTCCGCTGGGTCTCAAATCTTCTGCGCCACCAGAGAAATCACACCAGTGAGAAACCCTTCTGCTGTGAGGTATGTGGACAGGCCTTTAGCCTGAAGGACCGCCTGGCACAGCATCAGAAGATCCACACGGAACACCGGCCCTATGTGTGCAGTgactgtgggaaagccttcagtcAGAAGTCAAACCTCTTGCGGCACAAGCTTGTTCACACGGGAGAGAGGCCTTTCTACTGTGACAGCTGCGGCAAGACCTTTCGAACTAAAGAGAACCTCAACCACCACCAGCGGATTCACAGCGGAGAGAAGCCCTATAGATGCGGTGAGTGTGGAAAGGCTTTCAGGTGGCCAAAGGGCTTCAGCATCCACCAGCGGCTGCACTTGACCAAGAAGTTCTATGAGTGTGAACTGTGTGGGAAGGGCTTCCGCCACCTGGGTTTTTTCACAAGGCACCAGAGAACTCATGGGCGAGGAGAAGTGTAG